One genomic window of Gossypium hirsutum isolate 1008001.06 chromosome D11, Gossypium_hirsutum_v2.1, whole genome shotgun sequence includes the following:
- the LOC107911611 gene encoding probable xyloglucan endotransglucosylase/hydrolase protein 7 precursor yields MGMGLRNGFLLILSCVVTLSLSVLGRPATFLEDFRITWSDSHIRQIDGGRAIQLVLDQNSGCGFASKRQYLFGRVSMKIKLIPGDSAGTVTAFYMNSVTDAVRDELDFEFLGNRTGQPYTVQTNIYAHGKGDREQRVNLWFDPAADFHTYSIMWNHHQIVFYIDEVPIRVYKNNEARNIPYPKLQPMGVYSTLWEADDWATRGGLEKIDWTKAPFLAYYKDFDIEGCPVPGPVNCATNSRNWWEGTAYQALNAMEAKRYRWVRMNHVIYDYCTDKSRYPVTPPECMSII; encoded by the exons ATGGGTATGGGTTTAAGGAAtggatttcttttgattttatctTGTGTTGTTACACTTTCCCTCTCAGTTTTGGGGCGACCTGCCACTTTCCTTGAAGATTTTAGAATCACTTGGTCTGATTCTCATATTAGGCAAATCGATGGAGGGAGAGCCATCCAACTTGTTCTCGACCAAAATTCAG GCTGTGGATTTGCTTCTAAAAGGCAGTATTTGTTCGGACGTGTCAGCATGAAAATCAAGCTCATCCCCGGCGACTCCGCCGGAACAGTCACCGCCTTTTAT ATGAATTCTGTTACAGATGCTGTGCGAGATGAGCTAGACTTCGAGTTCTTGGGAAACCGTACCGGGCAGCCATATACGGTTCAAACCAATATCTATGCCCATGGAAAGGGTGACAGGGAACAAAGGGTTAACCTTTGGTTCGATCCTGCTGCAGATTTCCATACTTACTCAATCATGTGGAACCATCATCAGATTGT GTTCTATATTGATGAAGTGCCAATTAGGGTTTATAAGAACAATGAAGCTAGAAATATCCCATACCCAAAACTCCAGCCAATGGGAGTTTATTCAACGCTGTGGGAGGCTGATGATTGGGCAACAAGGGGAGGTTTAGAGAAAATTGATTGGACCAAAGCTCCGTTCTTAGCTTATTACAAGGACTTCGACATTGAAGGATGTCCGGTTCCAGGGCCAGTAAACTGTGCCACAAACAGTAGGAACTGGTGGGAGGGCACTGCTTATCAAGCCCTTAATGCCATGGAAGCTAAAAGATATAGGTGGGTTCGTATGAACCACGTGATATACGATTACTGCACCGACAAGTCCCGTTACCCGGTTACCCCACCGGAGTGCATGTCCATCATCTGA
- the LOC107911612 gene encoding EPIDERMAL PATTERNING FACTOR-like protein 2, producing the protein MVCSHSFIVPQRACHILLCFLLILTTTQARYKAEGKPNPISDKRVVNEEKAMVLSGQIGSRPPRCERRCSTCGHCEAIQVPTNPQLRIQNKPSSTSVSDVAYARRDDSSNYKPLSWKCKCGNFIFNP; encoded by the exons ATGGTTTGCAGCCACAGTTTCATAGTTCCCCAGAGAGCTTGCCATATTCTCCTCTGTTTTCTCTTGATCTTAACCACGACCCAAGCTAGATACAAAGCTGAAG GTAAACCAAATCCCATATCTGATAAG AGAGTAGTAAATGAAGAAAAGGCGATGGTGTTGAGTGGTCAGATAGGTTCAAGGCCGCCAAGATGTGAGAGAAGATGCAGTACATGCGGTCACTGTGAAGCCATTCAAGTGCCTACAAATCCCCAACTCAGAAttcaaaacaagccttcttcaaCTTCAGTCTCTGATGTTGCTTATGCAAGAAGAGATGACAGCTCTAATTACAAACCCTTAAGTTGGAAATGCAAGTGTGGCAACTTCATCTTCAACCCCTGA
- the LOC107911217 gene encoding probable hexokinase-like 2 protein isoform X1, translated as MKQQVALAAVTTTAATVMAVVALVRQYRKAKQDRQWGKCQRILRKFSRDCLTPVPKLWQVANAMVSDMGASLSSSDEATSSLNMFVSYASPLPTGINEKGMYYGVNLRQTKILMVCGRLQGKNQPISDLYVDEVPIPSSVMIGTSQELYDYIAAELVKFVSAHPEKDDEAPANDKKLGFTVSSGDDQSTAISGSNIKLKNFAADTTGVKDLITGMNRALEKHGLKLRVHALVDDIVGNLAGGRYYDKDCVAAITLGMGTNAAYVDTTQSAPRWHDSLPKKGEIVVCMEWGNFNTCHLPITQYDTSLDAASSNPGHRIFEKMISGMYLGEIVRRVLVRMAQEAALFGQSVPPKLLIPYLLRSPDMAAMHQDASEDREVVHEKLKEIFGITNLTTMARELVAEVCDIVTERGARLAGAGTVAIVKKLGRIANRRSVIIMEGGLYEHYRIFRNYLHSGVWEMLGNELSDNIVVEHSHGGAGTGPLFLAASPTPDS; from the exons ATGAAGCAACAAGTAGCGCTTGCAGCAGTGACCACGACGGCTGCAACAGTTATGGCGGTGGTAGCTCTTGTGAGACAATATAGGAAAGCTAAACAGGATCGACAATGGGGGAAATGTCAACGCATATTGCGTAAATTTTCCAGGGATTGCTTAACTCCCGTCCCCAAGTTATGGCAAGTTGCTAATGCCATGGTTTCCGATATGGGAGCCTCCCTTTCTTCGTCTGATGAAGCTACTAGTAGCCTCAACATGTTTGTTTCCTACGCCTCTCCTCTTCCCACCGG GATTAATGAGAAGGGAATGTATTATGGGGTGAACCTGAGACAAACAAAGATTTTAATGGTGTGTGGGAGGCTGCAAGGCAAAAACCAGCCTATATCTGATTTATACGTGGACGAAGTCCCTATTCCTTCCAGTGTCATGATTGGCACTTCCCAG GAATTATACGACTACATAGCAGCGGAGCTAGTAAAATTTGTGTCGGCACATCCCGAGAAAGATGATGAAGCCCCAGCAAATGATAAGAAACTGGGGTTCACCGTCTCATCTGGAGATGATCAATCTACAGCCATATCAGGTTCCAACATTAAATTGAAGAATTTCGCTGCAGATACCACA GGGGTAAAAGATCTGATCACTGGAATGAATCGAGCTCTGGAGAAACATGGTCTGAAATTGCGAGTTCATGCGCTA GTCGATGATATCGTTGGAAATTTAGCTGGTGGCAGATACTATGATAAAGACTGCGTGGCTGCAATCACCTTAGGAATGGGTACCAATGCTGCTTATGTCGATACTACTCAGTCGGCTCCTAGATGGCATGATTCTTTGCCAAAGAAAGGCGAGATA GTTGTTTGCATGGAATGGGGAAACTTCAATACATGCCATCTTCCAATAACTCAGTATGATACTTCTTTGGATGCTGCAAGTTCGAACCCCGGCCATCGG ATTTTCGAAAAGATGATTTCTGGAATGTATTTGGGAGAAATTGTAAGAAGAGTCTTAGTTAGGATGGCCCAAGAAGCAGCCCTCTTTGGTCAAAGCGTTCCTCCAAAACTTCTAATTCCTTACCTGCTAAG GTCACCTGATATGGCTGCAATGCATCAAGATGCATCAGAAGATCGTGAAGTTGTGCATGAAAAACTCAAGGAAATATTTGGG ATCACGAATTTGACAACAATGGCGAGAGAACTTGTTGCAGAGGTATGTGATATAGTAACGGAACGGGGAGCTCGTCTGGCAGGGGCAGGCACAGTGGCGATTGTAAAGAAGCTTGGGAGAATAGCCAACAGAAGAAGTGTGATTATAATGGAAGGTGGACTATATGAGCACTATAGGATCTTCAGGAATTATCTCCATAGTGGTGTTTGGGAAATGCTCGGCAACGAGCTTTCCGATAACATTGTCGTTGAACATTCTCACGGCGGCGCCGGCACCGGTCCTCTTTTTCTCGCCGCTTCTCCCACCCCTGACTCttga
- the LOC107911217 gene encoding probable hexokinase-like 2 protein isoform X2, with the protein MKQQVALAAVTTTAATVMAVVALVRQYRKAKQDRQWGKCQRILRKFSRDCLTPVPKLWQVANAMVSDMGASLSSSDEATSSLNMFVSYASPLPTGINEKGMYYGVNLRQTKILMVCGRLQGKNQPISDLYVDEVPIPSSVMIGTSQELYDYIAAELVKFVSAHPEKDDEAPANDKKLGFTVSSGDDQSTAISGGKRSDHWNESSSGETWSEIASSCANSRIEQVDDIVGNLAGGRYYDKDCVAAITLGMGTNAAYVDTTQSAPRWHDSLPKKGEIVVCMEWGNFNTCHLPITQYDTSLDAASSNPGHRIFEKMISGMYLGEIVRRVLVRMAQEAALFGQSVPPKLLIPYLLRSPDMAAMHQDASEDREVVHEKLKEIFGITNLTTMARELVAEVCDIVTERGARLAGAGTVAIVKKLGRIANRRSVIIMEGGLYEHYRIFRNYLHSGVWEMLGNELSDNIVVEHSHGGAGTGPLFLAASPTPDS; encoded by the exons ATGAAGCAACAAGTAGCGCTTGCAGCAGTGACCACGACGGCTGCAACAGTTATGGCGGTGGTAGCTCTTGTGAGACAATATAGGAAAGCTAAACAGGATCGACAATGGGGGAAATGTCAACGCATATTGCGTAAATTTTCCAGGGATTGCTTAACTCCCGTCCCCAAGTTATGGCAAGTTGCTAATGCCATGGTTTCCGATATGGGAGCCTCCCTTTCTTCGTCTGATGAAGCTACTAGTAGCCTCAACATGTTTGTTTCCTACGCCTCTCCTCTTCCCACCGG GATTAATGAGAAGGGAATGTATTATGGGGTGAACCTGAGACAAACAAAGATTTTAATGGTGTGTGGGAGGCTGCAAGGCAAAAACCAGCCTATATCTGATTTATACGTGGACGAAGTCCCTATTCCTTCCAGTGTCATGATTGGCACTTCCCAG GAATTATACGACTACATAGCAGCGGAGCTAGTAAAATTTGTGTCGGCACATCCCGAGAAAGATGATGAAGCCCCAGCAAATGATAAGAAACTGGGGTTCACCGTCTCATCTGGAGATGATCAATCTACAGCCATATCAG GGGGTAAAAGATCTGATCACTGGAATGAATCGAGCTCTGGAGAAACATGGTCTGAAATTGCGAGTTCATGCGCTA ACTCAAGGATTGAGCAGGTCGATGATATCGTTGGAAATTTAGCTGGTGGCAGATACTATGATAAAGACTGCGTGGCTGCAATCACCTTAGGAATGGGTACCAATGCTGCTTATGTCGATACTACTCAGTCGGCTCCTAGATGGCATGATTCTTTGCCAAAGAAAGGCGAGATA GTTGTTTGCATGGAATGGGGAAACTTCAATACATGCCATCTTCCAATAACTCAGTATGATACTTCTTTGGATGCTGCAAGTTCGAACCCCGGCCATCGG ATTTTCGAAAAGATGATTTCTGGAATGTATTTGGGAGAAATTGTAAGAAGAGTCTTAGTTAGGATGGCCCAAGAAGCAGCCCTCTTTGGTCAAAGCGTTCCTCCAAAACTTCTAATTCCTTACCTGCTAAG GTCACCTGATATGGCTGCAATGCATCAAGATGCATCAGAAGATCGTGAAGTTGTGCATGAAAAACTCAAGGAAATATTTGGG ATCACGAATTTGACAACAATGGCGAGAGAACTTGTTGCAGAGGTATGTGATATAGTAACGGAACGGGGAGCTCGTCTGGCAGGGGCAGGCACAGTGGCGATTGTAAAGAAGCTTGGGAGAATAGCCAACAGAAGAAGTGTGATTATAATGGAAGGTGGACTATATGAGCACTATAGGATCTTCAGGAATTATCTCCATAGTGGTGTTTGGGAAATGCTCGGCAACGAGCTTTCCGATAACATTGTCGTTGAACATTCTCACGGCGGCGCCGGCACCGGTCCTCTTTTTCTCGCCGCTTCTCCCACCCCTGACTCttga
- the LOC107910836 gene encoding transcription factor bHLH18, with protein sequence MVGSLTRVPLLAQEHVIAERKRRERISQSFLSLAALIPGLKKKDKNSVLGDAIEYLKQLQERKARLEEQVAKRTVESVKFVKKTTQFYAQDDQTSSYDENFDTQSKNPFPDIEARVSNKDVLIRIHCETNKGCISNIINEVEKLHLSVLNSNALPFRQATLYITIVAQMEDEFSMTLRDLVKTLREGLLSFM encoded by the exons ATGGTGGGTTCATTGACTAGGGTTCCATTACTGGCACAAGAACATGTAATTGCTGAAAGAAAACGTCGTGAAAGGATCAGCCAGAGCTTCTTATCTCTTGCAGCACTAATTCCTGGCCTGAAAAAG AAAGACAAGAATTCAGTTCTTGGAGACGCTATCGAATACTTGAAGCAACTTCAAGAGAGAAAGGCAAGGCTGGAGGAACAAGTTGCTAAGAGAACAGTGGAATCAGTAAAATTTGTGAAGAAGACCACCCAATTTTACGCGCAAGATGATCAAACATCTTCCTATGATGAGAACTTCGATACCCAATCTAAAAACCCATTCCCCGACATCGAAGCAAGAGTTTCAAACAAAGATGTGCTGATTAGAATCCACTGCGAGACCAACAAAGGGTGCATATCAAACATCATAAACGAAGTCGAAAAGCTTCATCTCTCCGTGCTTAATAGCAATGCCTTGCCCTTTCGACAAGCTACTCTTTATATAACCATTGTTGCTCAG ATGGAAGATGAGTTTTCGATGACATTGAGGGATCTTGTGAAAACCCTACGAGAGGGTTTGCTCAGCTTCATGTGA
- the LOC107911613 gene encoding piezo-type mechanosensitive ion channel homolog, which produces MINSVKWDKEIGKHGLNFERFHLKVASCLTSNFLVLMLVDWSLTSNFLGLFRLWKALQFYAGFSIFMLYVYQLPIEFSSMLQWIADFVGLFKICSTSEWTEICSSVSLVLFTSWYVLVLLL; this is translated from the exons ATGATTAATTCAGTTAAGTGGGACAAAGAGATTGGAAAGCATGGCTTGAACTTTGAAAG GTTCCATCTTAAAGTTGCTTCCTGTTTGACTAGCAATTTTCTAGTATTAATGCTAGTGGATTGGTCTTTGACTAGCAATTTTCTAGGACTATTCAG GTTGTGGAAGGCTCTCCAGTTTTATGCAGGCTTCAGCATTTTCATGCTTTATGTGTATCAACTCCCTATAGAGTTCTCAAGTATGTTACAGTGGATAGCTGATTTTGTTGGTCTATTCAAAATATGTTCAACATCTGAGTGGACTGAAATTTGCTCTTCTGTTTCTCTTGTACTTTTTACATCATGGTATGTACTAGTTTTATTACTATAG